The Deltaproteobacteria bacterium genome window below encodes:
- the ligA gene encoding NAD-dependent DNA ligase LigA translates to MGKGDEAARREIEELRRRIEYHNYRYYVLDSPVVSDAEYDRLMRRLEELEAAHPELVTADSPTQRVGAAPVEEFGTVEHGVPMLSLANAFDEDEVRAFDSRVRKLVGTEGEIEYVGEPKLDGLAVELVYEGGVFVTGSTRGDGYRGEDVTANLRTVRSVPLRLAPRGGDDIPVASRLEVRGEVFMPVEAFRRLNDERGRRGEPLFANPRNAAAGSLRQLDPRVTASRPLDIFCYGVGAVEGADFSTHMETLDYLRALGFKVNPLVSLLHGISEVIDYHDSLEARRDELDYELDGTVIKVNSLALQERLGTLTRSPRWALAYKFKARQETTVVKSIEVGVGRTGALTPVAVLEPVEIGGVTIERATLHNLGEIRRKDVRVGDRVVVERAGDVIPEVVAVVKERRPPEAVPFDMPDACPACGAHVEQVGAIHYCTAGLACPARLKESIHHFASKRAMDIEGLGRKNVEQLVDAGLLRDVADIYTLKVEDLLGLERWAEKSAQNLVDAIERSKRPTLPRLIHALGIRGVGEHLAVVLARRFGSVEALMEASLEELTAVREIGPETARSVREFFDEPRNRRVLERLRELGVRFPREEKSGSGGPLAGKVFLFTGALDSMTREEARRLVESLGGRCASSAGKRVDYVVAGREPGSKYARARELGLTIIDEKEFLELTGRGAAK, encoded by the coding sequence ATGGGTAAGGGTGACGAGGCGGCGCGCCGCGAGATCGAGGAGCTGCGCCGCCGTATAGAGTACCACAACTACCGCTACTACGTGCTCGACAGTCCCGTCGTCTCCGACGCCGAGTACGACCGGCTCATGCGCCGGCTCGAGGAGCTGGAGGCCGCCCATCCCGAGCTCGTCACGGCCGACTCGCCCACACAGCGCGTCGGTGCCGCTCCGGTCGAGGAGTTCGGCACGGTCGAGCACGGCGTGCCCATGCTCTCGCTGGCCAACGCCTTCGACGAGGACGAGGTGAGGGCCTTCGACAGCCGGGTGAGAAAGCTCGTCGGCACGGAGGGGGAGATCGAGTACGTGGGCGAGCCCAAGCTCGACGGTCTGGCCGTGGAGCTCGTCTACGAGGGCGGGGTCTTCGTCACCGGTTCCACCCGCGGCGACGGCTACCGGGGCGAGGACGTGACGGCCAACCTGAGGACCGTGAGGAGCGTTCCGCTTCGGCTTGCGCCCCGCGGCGGCGATGACATCCCCGTGGCCTCGAGGCTCGAGGTGCGCGGCGAGGTCTTCATGCCCGTAGAGGCCTTCAGGCGGCTCAACGACGAACGGGGCCGGCGCGGCGAGCCGCTCTTCGCCAACCCCCGAAACGCCGCCGCAGGGTCGCTTCGCCAGCTCGACCCGAGGGTCACGGCCTCGCGGCCCCTCGATATCTTCTGCTACGGCGTGGGCGCCGTCGAGGGCGCGGACTTCTCCACCCACATGGAGACACTCGACTACCTGCGGGCCCTGGGCTTCAAGGTCAACCCGCTGGTAAGCCTTCTTCACGGCATAAGCGAGGTCATCGACTACCACGATAGCCTCGAGGCCCGGCGCGACGAGCTCGACTACGAGCTCGACGGCACGGTCATAAAGGTCAACAGCCTCGCCCTCCAGGAGCGCCTCGGTACACTCACGAGGAGTCCCCGCTGGGCCCTGGCCTACAAGTTCAAGGCCCGGCAGGAGACCACGGTGGTGAAGAGCATAGAGGTGGGCGTGGGCCGCACCGGAGCTCTCACGCCCGTGGCGGTGCTCGAACCGGTGGAGATAGGCGGCGTTACGATAGAGCGGGCTACACTCCACAACCTCGGCGAGATCCGCAGAAAGGACGTGCGTGTCGGTGACCGTGTGGTCGTGGAGAGGGCGGGTGATGTCATTCCCGAGGTCGTGGCCGTGGTGAAGGAGAGGCGCCCGCCGGAGGCGGTTCCCTTCGACATGCCCGATGCCTGTCCCGCCTGCGGCGCCCACGTCGAACAGGTGGGGGCCATCCATTACTGCACGGCCGGGCTCGCCTGTCCGGCAAGGCTCAAGGAGAGCATCCATCACTTCGCATCCAAGAGGGCCATGGACATCGAGGGGCTGGGCAGGAAGAACGTGGAACAGCTCGTAGACGCCGGGCTCCTGCGCGACGTGGCCGACATATATACGCTCAAGGTGGAGGACCTGCTCGGCCTTGAGCGCTGGGCCGAGAAGTCGGCTCAGAACCTCGTTGACGCCATCGAGCGGAGCAAGCGTCCCACGCTCCCGCGTCTCATCCATGCCCTCGGCATCCGCGGCGTGGGTGAGCATCTGGCCGTGGTCCTGGCCCGCCGCTTCGGGTCCGTCGAGGCGCTCATGGAGGCTTCGCTGGAAGAACTCACGGCGGTGCGCGAGATAGGGCCCGAGACGGCGCGCTCGGTGAGGGAGTTCTTCGACGAGCCGCGAAACAGGCGCGTGCTCGAAAGGCTGCGCGAGCTCGGCGTGCGCTTTCCGCGCGAGGAGAAGAGCGGAAGCGGCGGGCCGCTGGCGGGCAAGGTCTTTCTCTTCACCGGGGCCCTCGACTCGATGACCCGTGAGGAGGCCAGGCGCCTCGTCGAGTCCCTTGGGGGGCGGTGCGCCTCGTCGGCCGGAAAGAGGGTGGACTACGTGGTGGCGGGCCGGGAGCCGGGCTCCAAGTACGCCAGGGCCAGGGAGCTGGGCCTTACCATAATCGATGAAAAGGAGTTCCTCGAGCTCACAGGCCGCGGCGCGGCGAAGTGA